Proteins from a single region of Amyelois transitella isolate CPQ chromosome 31, ilAmyTran1.1, whole genome shotgun sequence:
- the LOC106130088 gene encoding uncharacterized protein LOC106130088, with translation MPRCKENFNNKFRLLCSQENCEDINWSSSDSSEYENVSSKLTSSFQQQNRKRKRRKKVPKNISNLDISIFNVPSGAKEIRTEKRQETSPILCSQRYPTYKGNSVDKSPIIHSSKMCEGISKSPILILKSASPTYSTRVKKKLFTNFENETNISKSVSLALNCSDKSKFDDIFLKSHSVGFNNKENVQIKSKDSFHNIDTEVSRTRPILDKENTSAVNLDDSLDSLKSVKDCKLVNKVKSYFDNHFSSESTSQVSIQDSLTPKNNSKTSEEIEIINIATPVNSNKTTTESTKEEPDILCPNKSKKIRYKKDGLAHRLNVLLKKNNANISLWQHERFLATNSNFRIPRGSHLVFIIGNIEIKYGCSLLQARNIENEGFLILINNEYVNNCNISKDVILKVYEPFQIVEFKKDLKLLINVCKFECEKLHYL, from the coding sequence atgcCTAGATGTAAagagaattttaataataaattcaggCTGCTGTGTTCTCAAGAAAATTGTGAAGACATTAATTGGTCGTCATCTGATTCAAGCGAATATGAAAATGTTTCAAGTAAACTGACTTCATCTTTTCAACAGCAAAACAGGAAAAGAAAACGACGTAAAAAGGTGCCAAAGAATATTTCTAACTTAGACATCTCTATATTTAACGTGCCAAGTGGTGCAAAAGAAATTCGAACTGAAAAACGTCAGGAAACATCACCAATTTTGTGTTCACAACGTTATCCAACTTACAAAGGTAATTCCGTAGACAAGTCGCCCATTATACATTCATCAAAAATGTGTGAAGGAATATCTAAAAGCCCTATATTGATTCTGAAAAGTGCGTCGCCCACATATTCTACTAGagtgaaaaagaaattgttcactaattttgaaaatgaaacaaatataagtaaaagtgTGTCGTTAGCTCTCAATTGTAGTGATAAATCGaaatttgatgatatttttttaaagagccATTCCGTAGGTTTTAACAATAAGGaaaatgtacaaataaaaagtaaagattCTTTTCATAACATAGATACAGAAGTGTCAAGAACAAGGCCCATATTAGACAAAGAAAACACCAGTGCCGTAAATTTGGATGACAGCTTAGATTCCCTAAAGTCAGTGAAAGATTGTAAATTAGTGAATAAAGTTAaatcttattttgataatcATTTTAGCTCTGAAAGCACTTCCCAAGTTTCCATACAGGACAGCCTCACTCCAAAGAATAATTCTAAAACAAGTGAAGAAATCGAAATCATAAATATAGCCACCCCGgtcaattcaaataaaactacCACAGAATCAACAAAAGAAGAACCAGATATTTTATGTCCAAATAAATCAAAGAAGATTCGGTACAAGAAAGATGGCCTTGCCCATAGGTTGAatgtattgttaaaaaaaaataatgccaaCATTTCTCTATGGCAACATGAAAGATTCCTAGCAACAAATTCCAATTTTAGAATACCTAGAGGATCACATTTGGTTTTTATAATaggaaatattgaaataaaatatggctGTTCTTTGTTGCAAGCAAGAAATATAGAGAATGAAgggtttttaatattaattaataatgagtATGtgaataattgtaatatttccAAAGATGtgatattaaaagtttatgaGCCATTTCAGAttgtagaatttaaaaaagatttaaaattgttgATCAATGTTTGTAAGTTTGAATGTGAGAAATTGCATTATTTGTAA